Proteins from a genomic interval of Uloborus diversus isolate 005 chromosome 4, Udiv.v.3.1, whole genome shotgun sequence:
- the LOC129219803 gene encoding adult-specific rigid cuticular protein 12.6-like: MRFFLLPLLLATSAMAANMGMSLHGNAYNFGYATGDAGGHSRAESGSGGAVAGSYSYIDANGDQRTVHYTAGPDGFKASGDTGVDRKTAAAAAAMAALAPKAPPAAAPIAPVAAPVYHNAFLPYGAYNPYAYAHSNGYVAHW, encoded by the exons ATGAGATTC TTTCTGTTACCTCTTCTTTTGGCCACCAGTGCCATGGCTGCAAATATGGGGATGAGTCTCCATGGCAACGCCTACAACTTCGGCTACGCTACCGGTGATGCTGGTGGACACAGCAGGGCCGAATCCGGCAGCGGAGGAGCAGTAGCTGGTAGCTACAGCTACATTGATGCCAACGGAGACCAACGTACCGTCCACTACACAGCTGGACCAGATGGATTCAAGGCCAGCGGAGACACTGGAGTGGACAGGAAGACCGCTGCTGCTGCAGCTGCCATGGCCGCTCTCGCCCCCAAAGCACCTCCCGCAGCTGCACCCATTGCACCTGTCGCAGCCCCAGTATACCATAACGCATTCTTACCATATGGGGCATATAATCCTTATGCTTATGCCCACTCTAATGGATATGTTGCACACTGGTAA